The nucleotide window TGAAGCCCGCCGACCTTAGCATCGCCTCAGCACACGCGCGGTTCGGCACCCACCAGTTGGTTGAGTCATGGGAGTAACGATGCTCAATAAAGTGCATTTTTGGATAGCCCGGCTCGTCGAACGGTGCCGCCGCTGTGAATTCATAATCTTCCTCAATCGCGGCGATCTCGCTGCTGCCGCGTTGCATCGACTGAAAAAGGAACAGATCTTTGGCGACGTGCTCGTGGATAAGATCCAGAGCGAGGAGCGGATGGCGCAGATGGTAGAGCACGCCCATGAAGATGACCAGATCGAACCGCTCGCGCAGCGCGGCCACGCTCCATACCGGCATACGCTCAAACTGCACATCCAGCCCTGTGATCTCAGCCGCAAAGCGTGCCTGCGCCAGATAGCGGTCGTCGGTATCGATGCCAAGCACGCGTGCGGCACCCCGGCGCTTCATCTCCAGCGAGTAGAAGCCGGCGTTACAGCCAATATCGAGCACGGTCATACCCGTCATGTCCGCTGGTAGCGTTGTACGGAAGCGCTGGTACTTGACCTCTGGATAATTGCCAAGGAAGTGTTCCGGAGCGGTGGAGATCCCGCCGAGGCGAAGGTTATGAAACCAAGGGCCAAGCTCCCGGATGCGTTCTCCAAGCTGCTGCGTGTCATCAAGCAAGGGGTGTCGAGTAGCGATCATGCGTGCTGATTTCCTCACTGGGTGAATGTGGAATGAAGTCTTCCGCAAGCAGGGCGATTGCCTTGCGGTAGCCGTGGAGTGTGCCTACATCGACGTAAGCCTCGCCTACCTTAATACCGACGGCATGACCACCTTCGGCGATGTAGGCATTGACCAGCGTGCCGAGATACTCGTCCCTACGCTCCGGGCGAAGCCAGAGTTGATGAAGTTCATGAAAGATGGCGCCCGGCATGCGAATGGCGCCCCAAATCCAGTTGGAGGTGGCGTTCTTCTGTTTCACCTCGATGTGCAGGACAGAATGGTCATGCCGCGTGGCGACGGCGTCGAAGAACTCTGGGTGCTCGACGGAAAACAGCAAAAAGGAAAGCTGGTCATTAGGAAGTTGTGCGAATCCGTCCAGTGGCGTCCAGATCGTATCGGGCAAGCCAATGAGAACCTGTTCGTCCGAACGAATAAACGGAATCGCCCGGAAAACGGCGTCGCACAAGCCCCCGGGTGCCGGCTGTACGACATAGGCGATGTCCGCACCCCAGAGCCGCCCGCCATAGTATTCAAGGATGTCGGTCTTGCCAGGCGAAATGACGAAGCAAAGGCATGTCGCTCCGGCTGAAATCATGCGTTCAACAATATATTCCGAGACGGCGCGGGGGCGCTCATGATCGCCGTCAACGCGGCTGCCCACGGGCAGCAACTCCTTCGAAAAAGCCAACGGCTGTATACGGCTACCCGCGCCCGCGGCCGGAATGATTCCCCACATGCGATGCTTCCTTTCCTTAGCTGGTGACGTGAGATGCAGTTTTGTCGCGAAACGAGTTGCATATGTCCTCGAGCTGCTCGATACGGCAGAGTCCGGTGTGATCCTGCAGCGTGCGGGCACGTCCGGCGAGAGCGATTTTATTCAATTCTTTGTCGGAGAGGGAGAGTGCATCCACCACATCCGCCGCAGTTCTGACCGGTAGGATCTCCTGGTGAGGAACGAAGAAGGCATCCAGTCCATCCCAAGTATCGGAGAGTAGCGGAGCAGCGCAGGCAGCGGCCTCAAACAGCCGGCCAGAGGGACAGAAGCCATACTCCGCCATCACCCCGCGGGTCACATTCAGCGTAGCCCGGCAGGAAGAGAAGAAGGCTGGATGTGTCGGAGGCGGAACGTGGCTCACAAAGTAAACATTGGGCAGCCAGGGAAAGGTCTCCGGGTACTGCGCTCCGCCGATGAGAAACCGCCGATCCGGCAGCGCAACGGCGGGGTCCAGGAAGAGAGTCTGCACCGCCTGTTGACGGTCCACCGCGTAGGTGCCCAGGTAGGAAAGGCTAGCACGAAAGCTTGGGTCCGCGGCCACAAGGCGGTAATGGCCAGGATCGACGGACCCATACAGAGGAAATGCAACGCTAGCGCCTAAACGAGATCTGAGTTCATCCAGAGCTCGCCCGCCAGTGTAGCTGAGGACGAGGTCGAAGGAGCCGAGTCCTTGTGGAGGAAGGTAGTCAACCGGCGATCTCGCGCTCAGCGCGTTGAGGGTCACCGGCGTGTCGAGATCGTAGAAGCTCTTGATGGCCGCGCGGCTCCCGAGAATAAGTTCAGCAGCAGCCCGTCCGTCAGGACAGAAACTGGTGCAGAGAGCTAGGTCAGCATCATCGACATCGCGTCGGGCCGCAGGAACGATGTCCGTAAAATCGCTATACAGGATGAGACGTGCGCCCGGCGGTAGCTCAGTTAAGTCGCGCGCGTCGGCGTAGTAAGAAGCGTCACGCTCATAAAAGGAAACTGTATGGCGCCGCTGCAGCAGCGCCCTCACAAGTGAGCGCCAGAGCGTGGCATGGCCATTTCCCCAAGAAGACGAGATGGTCAGGCCGAAGATCACTACGTGCATGGGCTTGATTCCTTAGTGGTGAATAAACCAAGGAACGAGAGCAATCGAGCTGGACAAGCTAATCGCCTTCGCGACCCGTTCAAGCCCGTTGACGATGCGGCCGTCGACACGATCGGTAATAATTGCAGGCCGATTGTCAGAATCATGATCAGCAGCATGGGCTTTGATTGCTGAAGAAGCCGGTCGAAGAACGCTACTATGGTTGACCCATGCCGCCCCAGCACCGTAGATGTTGCCAGTCGTGTAGGATCCATCCTGAGCAGCGAGTTGAACGTAGATGGAAGCAAGCTCAGCAGGCTGGCCTGTGCGGGCAAGTGGATACTTACCTCCGAAGTCCCGCCAATGCTCCTCAGTTGCGCCCCCCCCGAGATCTGAAGTGGAGTATAGATTGGTCCAGGTGCGACGCCGTTAAGACGAATGCCTTTCGGGCCAAGCTGCTTGGCCAGCGATATAACGAAGTTCATTGTGGCGGCTTTCGTCTGGGCGTAGTCATATAGACTTCCCTGGCGGATCGTAGGCCTGCTCCGACGTAGTAGCGATGATCGTAGAGCCCGGCTTGAGGTACGGCAGGGCCGTGCGGATGATCCAGAAGGGCGCGTAGAGGTTGGTCTTCATGGTGCAATCGAAGAGCTCGGTTGTCATTTCGAGAATGGATTCCATCTGATGTTGACGACCGGCGTCCGAGACAATGATGTCCGTGCCGCCCAGTTCCGAAAGAGATTGGGCTACGAGATTCCTACAGAAGGCCTCTTCGCGGAGGTCGCCTGGGATGAGGACAGCCTTCCGGCCCGCCTTGCGAATGAGTGCGGCGACTTGCTGGGGGTCTGGCTCCTCTGCCGGCAGATAGTTGATGGCTACATCTGCACCTTTGCGGGCGTAGGCGATCGCAGTTGCGCGCCCCATGCCTGAATCGCCGCCCGTAATTAGCGCCTTACGGTTCAGGAGTCTTCCAGAACCTTTGTAGCTGATTTCACCATGGTCAGGAGGGGGCATCATTTTGCTGACCAGTCCTAACCTTGGCTGGAAGGGGCTGTTGAAGGGTGGCTCGGATACTTGGTGGTCGGGTCCGCCATCGGTTGCGCGATCGAAGTGGCGTGCGTCTCAGCGGACAAAGGGAGAGCAGCGGCTGCGAGACCGGCGCCGAGCGTGCCAACCAACTTGCGGCGCGAGATAGTGTGATCTGACATCTGAGGTTCCTTGCGATGCAAATGTGGAATAAGGCGCAGTGGCGAGCTTGCACGCTCACTCCACATTTAGCTGTTGGTTGCACAAAAGGCAAGATAGGGTGCCTGAACAGAAACACCTTCCAGGTCAAGCTCAGACAGTGGACCCGCTGCGAGCGGCTCGTGACCACGGGCATAACTTCAGCTTGCTCTCTAAACTAGTTCATCCGGCAGATCTGCTTCGCCGCTTGCGGGAGCAATACGCGCAGTAAACCTCAGATCTATCAAGAACTAAAGTTTTTTTACGTTCTGACCAATCACAGCCGAGATAGTTGTGAACTAACTCGGCTGTTCTGCAATAGCGCGGAGCAATGAGGAGAGGAACCATTGCGCACCCAAGAGTGTAGCCAAGTAGACGCCTAACACATGCGAAAGGTTTTGATGATGATGAGCCATCCATGTTGGCAGCGGCGTCGTCAACTTCCTGGCGGTAATGACGAGCTTCACACTCCGGCCGTGGCAGATAAAAGAACTGATTGAAGCAAACTTTTGCGGTGGAGTAAGGAAGCACTCCGATGGCACGGTTGGCTTGCGCCTAAGAACCTAGTGTCTATCAATTGAATCTTCAATTGAATCTTCAATTGTTGACTGCATGAATCACCTGAGATAGGCGGGCAACTTCATCTCAGGTGAAGCGCTCGTATCGGCAGCGAACCCAATTTTATAGCTTGTTCGCAAGTACGTACCAGCCTAATCATTGAATAGAAAGCGCCCACTTCTGGCGCATCCTTCGCTAACCGTAATCGTGGAGCTTCTTGTGTCTAAATATAAGTTCAAATCTCTCCTCTGCCCGACAGAATCCGTGACAGAAGAGCAACTGGCGACCGATCGCAACTTGCTCGCTTTCGATCATTCGATCGCCCATCTTAATCGGCGCAGTTTTCTCTCTGTCCTCGCCGCTGCAACGGCGATGACGGCACTCTCCGGCGGAAAACTCGCGTACGCGCAAACAACGACACCGGGAATCACAGACGTGCTGAACTTTGCCTTAAATCTGGAGTATCTTGAAGCAAATTTCTACTTGTATGCGTCGTCAGGAACCGGCCTCTCGGCGACCGATATGGGGACTGGCGGTGTTGCGGTGACTGGTGCTCCTGCCAAGCTGACGTTGGATGCACCGACGATGGCTGTTGCACAGGCCCTCGCGCAAGACGAGAAGAATCATGTCGAACTTCTTCGTAGCGCCATCACGACCCTGGGCGGAACTCCTATTGCGCAGCCGGCCATCAACCTGGCGGCGATGGGGGCGATCACGACCCAGGCACAGTTTCTGGCCGCAGCGAGACAGTTCACAGCCCTCGGCGGATCTGCGTACATCGGCTCTGCTCAGTTGCTCGTGAGCAATACTTCTGTTTTGACCACAGCTTCACAGATTCTCGGTGCCGAAGGTCAGCATGCGGGCGCGTTGAACTATCTGTGTGCCATTCAAGGCGTGATAAGTGCTGCAATCGACGCGCAGGATGTGCCACCATCGCAGACCAACTACTTCACGGTTGATTCCGTGAACGCACTCTCACCGTCGCGAAACACGTCTCAGGTGTTGGGTGTCGTCTATGCCGTCTCAAAACCGACAACGACCAATCCGACGACCGGCGTGACGATGGGCGGCTTTTTTCCCAATGGTGTCAATGGAACGGTGAAATCCACCTAGTCGACCTTAGCGATGCCCCACTTGGTATACATCAGCACCCACTTTCCTTTCGATCCACCACACGATCTATTGCCCTGGAGGCAACTTACATGTCTCAGCTACTGAATGAACTGGATCAACTTACAGAAACCCAAGAACACGTCACTGCCTCCAAGGCGGAACGCCTCGTCGAGGGACGCGCTGTCTCGCTGATGAGCCGTCGCAACTTCTTCAACTCGATCAGCGCGGTTGGGTCACTCGCAGCCGGGGGCGTCTTGATTGGCTGCAGCGACAGTCCTAGCCCAGTAACGACGACTCCTCCCACAACAACGCCCACACCGACAACCACCCCAACGCCGACGGCAGCTCCTCCATCTGTCTTCGACGTCTTAAATTTTGCCTTGAACCTTGAGTACCTTGAGGCCAGTTTCTATCTCTACGTGACGACTGGTAGCGGCTTATCGACAGCGGACATGGGCTCGAACCCCGGAACCGTGACAGGCGGTGCGAAGGTAACCTTCACCAACTCCATGGTTTCGAGCGCTGCGGCGCAAATTGCCACACACGAGCGCGAGCATGTCGAGTTCCTACGGGCGACGATCCTGGCAGCTGGCGGAACACCGGTGAGCATACCGAATCTGAATCTTACCGCCATGGGCGCTGTCACATCGGACGCTACGTTCCTTGCACTCGCACGTCAGTTCGAGGGTGTGGGCATTAGCGCTTACGCGGGCGGTGCGCAGTACCTCACTTCAAACACGGCCGCTCTGACCTATGCTGCACAGATCCTGCATACAGAGTCACAGCATGAAAGCTTCCTGCGGCAACTCTGCATCAGCCTTGGAGTAACCTCGCCTGCGGCTGATTCACAGGACATCCCACCCACAGCGACTGCCGTCTTCAACACAAGCGCCACAACCGGACTTTATCCAGTCAGGACAACGTCACAGGTGCTTCAAATTGTGTACGGGGCCGCGGGCAAGACAGGCGTCACCGCAGGCGGGTTTTTCCCGAATGGGATGAACGGAAACATTAAGTCAACCTAACAATTATTGCAGCCGAACCGAAAAGAGCCGACCTAATCATGGTCGGCTTTTTGTTGCTGACTTACTAGAATTGAGATTGAGATCGACGCGGTTGGGAGCTACTGAAGCATTGAGGGATATGAGAACTTGAACCACCGCTACCGGAGCCTCCTATGGGCGACTCCGGTCCCATGAGTTCCTCAATAGACCAGAGTCTTGGAGCCCCAGACCTGAACCGCCGGATGGCGGTGAACACCCTACAGGGACTGGTTCACCCTTATCCATTTAGAACTTAGCGAAGTAATTCGACGAGATAAATCCAGTTAAGATTGGGTGAGTGCCTGGGCGATTTGGCGTCAACTGAGAGAGCGTTTGAATGCGAAATCCTACTGGGTGACGGCGAAATCCAGGATCTGCTGTTGATCGTTCCACCGCCTGCTACTTCGTGGCCCGGTATTGCTCCCCACTCTTTCCTCGCTCCACAATAAGAATGCAAGGACACTCTGATTCTCGAGGTCTAACGGATGAATAAGGAACCGACTACTGAAACTACTTTGGCAGTGCTAATCGTTGGAGCCGGTCCGACTGGACTAACATTGGCTTGCGAACTCGCCCGGAGAGGTGTTTCCTTACGCTTGATCGAGGCCGTCCCCGGCCCGCAGCCCGGCTCCCGCGGCAAAAATATTCAGCCGCGCACTCTGGAAGTTTTCGACGATCTCGGCATCGTCGATCGCGTCATGGCCAACGGCCGGATGGCCATGCCGATGCGTTCAACAGCTCCGGATGGCACGATGAAGGAGATCGTCACCGAGACGTTGGGCGACCGGCCCGATGTGCCTTATTCCGCAACTCTCATCACGCCCGAATGGCGCGTGGAAGAATCGTTACGGCTACGACTGACGGAGCTTGGCGGCACAGTCGAGTTTGGCACCACCTTCGGCAGTTTCAATCAGTCGGATGAAAGCGTGACCGCGTCGGTCGTGAAGGACGGCGCCATCGAGATAACCCACGCCCGCTGGCTAGTCGGCTGCGATGGCGGCCACAGCATTGTTCGCAAGCAGACCGGGATCTCTTTCGAAGGCGAGACCCGCGACGAGATCCGCATGATCGTCGGGGATGTCGAGGTCGACGGTCTTGACCGCGACGCTTGGCACTTGCTTTCGCATAACGAAGGAGTGTTCGCGCTTTGCCCACTGCCCTCGACCAACGTTTTCCAATTCCAAGCCGGATGATCCTGAACTTAGCCTCGCAAATATGCAAACAATCTTGGAGCGGCTAAGCGGACGAAAGGACATTCGCCTCCACGAACCGGTTTGGTCGGCGCTGTGGCGTGCAAATATCCGCATGGTTGACCGCTATCGTGAGGGCCGGGTGTTTCTTGCTGGGGAGGCGGCGCACATCCACTCTCCCGCCGGCGGACAGGGAATGAATACCGGCATCCAGGACGCTCACAATCTTGGCTGGAAACTTGCTGCGGTTACGGAGGGAGCCCCAGAACCGCTTCTCGACACTTATGAGGCCGAGCGTCGACCGGTCGCAGTTGGCGTGCTGGCACTTTCGAACGCCCGCCTCAAAGAAGCGACCGAACAAATGAGCATGGTCACCCGACGTGACCCGAGCACGATGCAGCTCGGCATTGGCTATCGCGACTCAGTCCTGGCTTGCGACGACCGTGACGATACTGCCTCGCTCCGCGCTGGTGATCGCGCGCCAGATGCGCCCGGGCTGACAACGTTCGAAGGCGAACGCCGACTGTTCGACCTGACTCGCGGCGGACGCTTCACGTTAGTGAACTTCGGAGCTACGGTTACGGTAGAAGCACTCCCGTCTAATCTCAAAATTCTGAACGTAAGACAACAACTGGAAGCACCCGAAGATCTTCGCGACTCCCAGGGCGATCTTTCCCGTGCCTATGGTGCGACGACCCGATCCCTCGTGCTTATCCGTCCCGACGGCTATATCGCGTTGATATCCGATACCGGTGATGTCTCGGACGTTTCAAATTATCTGAGCATGATGGCTTGACCACCTCCGCTTCTAGGAAGTAATTCGTTTAGGCGTACTCAGTTGTTGTCGA belongs to Granulicella arctica and includes:
- a CDS encoding ferritin-like domain-containing protein, which encodes MSKYKFKSLLCPTESVTEEQLATDRNLLAFDHSIAHLNRRSFLSVLAAATAMTALSGGKLAYAQTTTPGITDVLNFALNLEYLEANFYLYASSGTGLSATDMGTGGVAVTGAPAKLTLDAPTMAVAQALAQDEKNHVELLRSAITTLGGTPIAQPAINLAAMGAITTQAQFLAAARQFTALGGSAYIGSAQLLVSNTSVLTTASQILGAEGQHAGALNYLCAIQGVISAAIDAQDVPPSQTNYFTVDSVNALSPSRNTSQVLGVVYAVSKPTTTNPTTGVTMGGFFPNGVNGTVKST
- a CDS encoding FAD-dependent monooxygenase, with the protein product MNKEPTTETTLAVLIVGAGPTGLTLACELARRGVSLRLIEAVPGPQPGSRGKNIQPRTLEVFDDLGIVDRVMANGRMAMPMRSTAPDGTMKEIVTETLGDRPDVPYSATLITPEWRVEESLRLRLTELGGTVEFGTTFGSFNQSDESVTASVVKDGAIEITHARWLVGCDGGHSIVRKQTGISFEGETRDEIRMIVGDVEVDGLDRDAWHLLSHNEGVFALCPLPSTNVFQFQAG
- a CDS encoding sugar phosphate nucleotidyltransferase translates to MWGIIPAAGAGSRIQPLAFSKELLPVGSRVDGDHERPRAVSEYIVERMISAGATCLCFVISPGKTDILEYYGGRLWGADIAYVVQPAPGGLCDAVFRAIPFIRSDEQVLIGLPDTIWTPLDGFAQLPNDQLSFLLFSVEHPEFFDAVATRHDHSVLHIEVKQKNATSNWIWGAIRMPGAIFHELHQLWLRPERRDEYLGTLVNAYIAEGGHAVGIKVGEAYVDVGTLHGYRKAIALLAEDFIPHSPSEEISTHDRYSTPLA
- a CDS encoding FAD-dependent monooxygenase; the protein is MQTILERLSGRKDIRLHEPVWSALWRANIRMVDRYREGRVFLAGEAAHIHSPAGGQGMNTGIQDAHNLGWKLAAVTEGAPEPLLDTYEAERRPVAVGVLALSNARLKEATEQMSMVTRRDPSTMQLGIGYRDSVLACDDRDDTASLRAGDRAPDAPGLTTFEGERRLFDLTRGGRFTLVNFGATVTVEALPSNLKILNVRQQLEAPEDLRDSQGDLSRAYGATTRSLVLIRPDGYIALISDTGDVSDVSNYLSMMA
- a CDS encoding CgeB family protein translates to MHVVIFGLTISSSWGNGHATLWRSLVRALLQRRHTVSFYERDASYYADARDLTELPPGARLILYSDFTDIVPAARRDVDDADLALCTSFCPDGRAAAELILGSRAAIKSFYDLDTPVTLNALSARSPVDYLPPQGLGSFDLVLSYTGGRALDELRSRLGASVAFPLYGSVDPGHYRLVAADPSFRASLSYLGTYAVDRQQAVQTLFLDPAVALPDRRFLIGGAQYPETFPWLPNVYFVSHVPPPTHPAFFSSCRATLNVTRGVMAEYGFCPSGRLFEAAACAAPLLSDTWDGLDAFFVPHQEILPVRTAADVVDALSLSDKELNKIALAGRARTLQDHTGLCRIEQLEDICNSFRDKTASHVTS
- a CDS encoding SDR family NAD(P)-dependent oxidoreductase — its product is MMPPPDHGEISYKGSGRLLNRKALITGGDSGMGRATAIAYARKGADVAINYLPAEEPDPQQVAALIRKAGRKAVLIPGDLREEAFCRNLVAQSLSELGGTDIIVSDAGRQHQMESILEMTTELFDCTMKTNLYAPFWIIRTALPYLKPGSTIIATTSEQAYDPPGKSI
- a CDS encoding ferritin-like domain-containing protein; its protein translation is MSQLLNELDQLTETQEHVTASKAERLVEGRAVSLMSRRNFFNSISAVGSLAAGGVLIGCSDSPSPVTTTPPTTTPTPTTTPTPTAAPPSVFDVLNFALNLEYLEASFYLYVTTGSGLSTADMGSNPGTVTGGAKVTFTNSMVSSAAAQIATHEREHVEFLRATILAAGGTPVSIPNLNLTAMGAVTSDATFLALARQFEGVGISAYAGGAQYLTSNTAALTYAAQILHTESQHESFLRQLCISLGVTSPAADSQDIPPTATAVFNTSATTGLYPVRTTSQVLQIVYGAAGKTGVTAGGFFPNGMNGNIKST
- a CDS encoding TIGR04290 family methyltransferase; this encodes MIATRHPLLDDTQQLGERIRELGPWFHNLRLGGISTAPEHFLGNYPEVKYQRFRTTLPADMTGMTVLDIGCNAGFYSLEMKRRGAARVLGIDTDDRYLAQARFAAEITGLDVQFERMPVWSVAALRERFDLVIFMGVLYHLRHPLLALDLIHEHVAKDLFLFQSMQRGSSEIAAIEEDYEFTAAAPFDEPGYPKMHFIEHRYSHDSTNWWVPNRACAEAMLRSAGFSIEAQPEEEVYLCRAHPIQIPADGPHAIYPQR